Proteins encoded within one genomic window of uncultured Sphingopyxis sp.:
- a CDS encoding aspartate-semialdehyde dehydrogenase produces MGYRIVVAGATGNVGREVLAILAEREFPYDELAAVASSRSQGDEIEIGDTGKTVKCQNIENFDWSGWDMAIFAIGSDATAIHAPKAAAVGCVVIDNSSLYRMDPDVPLIVPEVNPEAIDGYTAKNIIANPNCSTAQMVVALKPLHDAATIKRVVVSTYQSVSGAGKAGMDELWNQTRQIFVGDEKDVNKFTKQIAFNVIPHIDKFLDDGSTKEEWKMVVETKKILDPKLKVTATCVRVPVFVGHSEAINIETEEELSAEDAQRILREAPGVVLHDKREDGGYITPVECVGDFATFVSRVREDPTVENGLNLWCVSDNLRKGAALNAVQIAELLGRRHLKKG; encoded by the coding sequence ATGGGTTATCGTATCGTTGTCGCCGGAGCCACGGGCAATGTCGGGCGCGAAGTGCTCGCCATTCTCGCCGAGCGCGAATTTCCCTACGACGAACTGGCGGCGGTCGCATCGTCGCGCAGCCAGGGCGACGAGATCGAGATCGGCGATACCGGTAAAACCGTGAAGTGCCAGAATATCGAGAATTTCGACTGGTCGGGCTGGGACATGGCGATCTTCGCGATCGGCAGCGACGCGACCGCGATCCACGCGCCCAAGGCGGCCGCGGTGGGCTGCGTCGTGATTGACAACAGCTCGCTCTACCGCATGGACCCCGACGTGCCGCTGATCGTGCCCGAGGTGAACCCCGAGGCGATCGACGGCTATACGGCGAAGAACATCATCGCGAACCCCAATTGCTCGACCGCGCAGATGGTCGTCGCGCTGAAGCCGCTGCACGATGCCGCGACGATCAAGCGCGTCGTCGTCTCGACCTATCAATCGGTGTCGGGCGCCGGCAAGGCGGGCATGGACGAGTTGTGGAACCAGACGCGCCAGATCTTCGTCGGCGACGAGAAGGACGTCAACAAGTTCACCAAGCAGATCGCCTTCAACGTCATCCCGCACATCGACAAATTCCTCGACGACGGTTCGACCAAGGAGGAATGGAAGATGGTGGTCGAGACCAAGAAGATTCTCGATCCCAAGCTCAAGGTCACCGCGACCTGCGTGCGCGTGCCCGTCTTCGTCGGCCATTCGGAAGCGATCAATATCGAGACCGAGGAGGAACTGTCGGCCGAGGACGCGCAGCGCATCCTGCGCGAGGCGCCGGGCGTCGTACTCCACGACAAGCGCGAGGACGGCGGCTACATCACCCCCGTCGAATGCGTCGGCGACTTCGCGACCTTCGTCAGCCGCGTGCGCGAGGACCCGACGGTCGAAAACGGCCTCAACCTCTGGTGCGTTTCGGACAATCTCCGCAAGGGCGCGGCGCTCAACGCGGTGCAGATCGCCGAACTGCTCGGCCGCCGGCATCTGAAGAAGGGTTGA
- the tsaE gene encoding tRNA (adenosine(37)-N6)-threonylcarbamoyltransferase complex ATPase subunit type 1 TsaE — protein MQSRHSYSLEEAERIGAAIGAALKAGDVVLLSGELGAGKTTLARAVLKARGLAGEAPSPTFAIVQPYAPPEIDLAIAHVDLYRIEDADELIELGLDDYLYDGALLIEWPERLGGEGWPGALTLRISGEGDARVLTADVPPAWETRWPLR, from the coding sequence ATGCAATCCCGCCATTCCTACTCTCTCGAAGAAGCCGAGCGGATCGGCGCCGCGATCGGCGCGGCGCTGAAGGCGGGCGACGTCGTGCTGCTGTCGGGTGAGCTCGGCGCGGGGAAGACGACGCTCGCGCGCGCGGTGCTGAAGGCGCGCGGGCTGGCGGGCGAGGCGCCGAGCCCGACCTTCGCGATCGTTCAGCCCTATGCGCCGCCCGAGATCGACCTCGCCATCGCGCATGTCGATCTCTATCGGATCGAGGATGCGGACGAGCTGATCGAACTGGGGCTCGACGATTATCTTTACGACGGCGCGCTGCTGATCGAATGGCCCGAACGGCTGGGCGGCGAAGGCTGGCCCGGTGCGCTGACGCTCCGCATTTCGGGCGAAGGCGACGCGCGCGTCTTGACAGCCGATGTGCCGCCCGCTTGGGAAACGCGATGGCCGCTTCGATGA
- a CDS encoding YqgE/AlgH family protein, whose translation METVPAWFTGQLLLALPGIGDPRFEHSVIAMISHDEDGAMGIGIGDPIDGMTVGAVLDQLEIEHEEPLDQPVFLGGPVEPSRGFVLHSRDWGGQEAVQVGDRWMVSSSHDILRAIGEGRGPSRWLVALGYAGWSPGQLEGEMVRHGWHVTPGSDGLLFETPPAERWQAAFAEAGVDARLLTTEGGEA comes from the coding sequence ATGGAAACCGTCCCCGCCTGGTTCACCGGCCAATTGCTGCTCGCGCTGCCGGGCATCGGCGATCCCCGTTTCGAACATTCGGTGATCGCGATGATCAGCCATGACGAGGACGGCGCGATGGGGATCGGCATCGGCGATCCGATCGACGGAATGACCGTCGGGGCGGTGCTCGACCAGCTCGAGATCGAGCATGAAGAGCCGCTCGACCAGCCGGTTTTCCTCGGCGGGCCGGTCGAGCCGTCGCGCGGTTTCGTGCTCCACAGCCGCGACTGGGGCGGGCAGGAGGCGGTGCAGGTCGGCGATCGCTGGATGGTGTCGAGTTCGCACGACATATTGCGCGCGATCGGCGAAGGGCGCGGCCCGTCGCGCTGGCTGGTCGCGCTCGGCTATGCGGGATGGTCGCCCGGGCAACTCGAAGGCGAGATGGTGCGCCACGGCTGGCATGTCACGCCGGGCAGCGACGGCCTGCTCTTTGAAACGCCGCCCGCCGAAAGGTGGCAGGCGGCGTTTGCCGAGGCGGGAGTGGACGCCCGCCTGCTGACGACCGAGGGCGGTGAGGCCTGA
- the ahcY gene encoding adenosylhomocysteinase, with the protein MATLAADTRDYVVADISLADFGRKEINIAETEMPGLMALRAEYGAAQPLKGARITGSLHMTIQTAVLIETLTALGAEVRWATCNIFSTQDHAAAAIAASGVPVFAVKGESLADYWDYVGRIFDWGVEDGTTCNLILDDGGDATMFALWGAKLEAGETMPAPENEEEVEMQRALKAFVAANPGYLTKTVKAIKGVSEETTTGVHRLYHIAKKGELPFPAINVNDSVTKSKFDNLYGCKESLVDAIRRGTDVMLAGKVATVAGFGDVGKGSAQSLRNGGARVLVTEIDPICALQAAMEGYKVVTMEEAAPHADIFVTATGNYHVITREHMQAMKDQAIVCNIGHFDSEIQIAALANYKWTEVKPQVDLVEFPDGKQIIILSKGRLVNLGNATGHPSFVMSASFTNQTLAQIELWTRSEQYKNDVYVLPKHLDEKVAALHLEKLGVHLSKLTQKQADYIGVPVEGPFKPDHYRY; encoded by the coding sequence GTGGCTACTCTCGCCGCCGACACCCGTGACTATGTCGTTGCCGACATCAGCCTCGCCGATTTCGGGCGCAAGGAAATCAACATCGCCGAAACTGAAATGCCGGGCCTGATGGCGCTGCGTGCCGAATATGGCGCCGCTCAGCCGCTGAAGGGCGCGCGCATTACCGGTTCGCTGCACATGACGATCCAGACCGCGGTGCTGATCGAGACGCTGACCGCGCTCGGCGCCGAAGTGCGCTGGGCGACGTGCAACATCTTCTCGACCCAGGACCATGCCGCCGCCGCGATCGCCGCGTCGGGCGTGCCGGTGTTCGCGGTGAAGGGCGAAAGCCTTGCCGATTATTGGGACTATGTCGGCCGCATTTTCGACTGGGGCGTCGAGGACGGTACGACCTGCAACCTGATCCTCGACGACGGCGGCGACGCCACGATGTTCGCGCTGTGGGGCGCGAAGCTCGAGGCGGGCGAAACGATGCCGGCGCCCGAGAATGAGGAAGAAGTGGAGATGCAGCGCGCGCTGAAGGCGTTCGTCGCCGCCAACCCCGGCTACCTGACCAAGACGGTCAAGGCGATCAAGGGCGTGTCGGAAGAAACGACGACCGGCGTCCACCGCCTCTATCATATCGCCAAGAAGGGCGAGCTGCCTTTCCCCGCGATCAACGTCAACGACAGCGTCACCAAGTCGAAGTTCGACAACCTCTATGGCTGCAAGGAAAGCCTCGTCGACGCGATCCGCCGCGGCACCGATGTGATGCTCGCGGGCAAGGTCGCGACCGTCGCGGGCTTCGGCGACGTCGGCAAGGGTTCGGCGCAGTCGCTCCGCAATGGCGGCGCGCGCGTGCTCGTCACCGAAATCGATCCGATCTGCGCGCTGCAGGCCGCCATGGAAGGCTACAAGGTCGTCACCATGGAAGAAGCCGCGCCCCATGCCGACATCTTCGTCACGGCCACCGGCAATTACCACGTCATTACCCGCGAACACATGCAGGCCATGAAAGACCAGGCCATCGTGTGCAACATCGGCCACTTCGACAGCGAGATCCAGATCGCGGCGCTTGCCAATTACAAGTGGACCGAGGTGAAGCCGCAGGTCGATCTGGTCGAATTTCCGGACGGCAAGCAGATCATCATCCTGTCGAAGGGCCGCCTGGTGAACCTCGGCAATGCGACGGGCCACCCGAGCTTCGTGATGTCGGCGAGCTTCACCAACCAGACGCTCGCGCAGATCGAGCTGTGGACGCGCAGCGAGCAGTACAAGAACGACGTGTACGTTCTGCCGAAGCATCTCGACGAAAAGGTCGCGGCGCTGCACCTCGAAAAGCTCGGCGTGCATCTGTCGAAGCTGACGCAGAAGCAGGCCGACTATATCGGCGTGCCGGTCGAAGGGCCGTTCAAGCCCGATCATTATCGTTATTGA
- a CDS encoding DUF2238 domain-containing protein, whose amino-acid sequence MLAISCLYEIFEWLLTIVAAGETADRYNGQQGDIWDAQKDMALAALGAILVLAIPRRGGK is encoded by the coding sequence GTGCTTGCGATCTCGTGCCTCTACGAAATCTTCGAATGGCTGCTCACCATCGTCGCGGCGGGCGAGACCGCCGATCGCTATAACGGACAACAGGGCGACATATGGGACGCGCAAAAGGATATGGCGCTCGCAGCCCTGGGTGCGATACTCGTGCTCGCGATCCCGCGGCGCGGCGGGAAATAG
- a CDS encoding nucleotidyltransferase family protein, whose product MSAKIESAMVMAAGIGKRMRPLTATRPKPLVRVAGKALIDHSLDRIEAAGIGHVVVNVHYLADALEAHLAAQKRKFTIAISDERGQLLETGGGMVKALPQLRGDPILIVNSDNIWTDGPEDSIRHLARHWDGARMDALLLLIRQASASGHGGRGDFHMDPAGRLSRRKPGRIAPFVYTGVQLVSRRFLDGAPEGPFSTMLLWERAIAAGRLYGLSHMGQWFDVGTPAAIAPTEAALSDG is encoded by the coding sequence GTGAGTGCGAAGATCGAAAGCGCGATGGTGATGGCGGCGGGCATCGGCAAGCGGATGCGCCCGCTGACGGCCACCCGGCCGAAGCCGCTCGTGCGCGTCGCGGGCAAGGCGCTGATCGACCATAGTCTCGACCGGATCGAGGCGGCGGGAATCGGCCATGTCGTCGTCAACGTCCACTATCTCGCCGACGCATTGGAAGCGCATCTTGCGGCGCAGAAGCGCAAGTTCACGATCGCGATTTCGGACGAGCGCGGCCAGCTTCTCGAAACCGGCGGCGGGATGGTCAAGGCGCTGCCGCAGCTTCGCGGCGACCCGATCCTGATCGTCAACAGCGACAATATCTGGACCGACGGGCCCGAGGACAGCATCCGGCACCTCGCGCGCCATTGGGACGGCGCGCGGATGGACGCGCTGCTGCTGCTGATCCGCCAGGCGAGCGCGAGCGGGCATGGCGGGCGCGGCGATTTCCATATGGATCCGGCAGGGCGGTTGTCGCGCCGCAAACCGGGGCGGATCGCGCCCTTCGTCTATACCGGCGTTCAGCTCGTTTCGCGGCGCTTTCTCGATGGGGCGCCCGAAGGCCCCTTTTCGACGATGTTGCTCTGGGAACGCGCGATCGCGGCGGGGCGGCTTTACGGCCTGTCGCACATGGGGCAGTGGTTCGACGTCGGCACCCCGGCGGCCATCGCGCCGACCGAGGCGGCGCTGAGCGATGGCTGA
- a CDS encoding PAS domain-containing sensor histidine kinase, protein MSDTLSPTLLFALGLFAALWLLAGLWATLRGIAMQRRSAFVAGQAERLASLVEASPQLPVIVRADWRIEASERLGRWLGLDHGPRNFDELRGLGSGLDAQAHDALRQAILGAQRGAKPFVLSLKPDGSHRTIIVHGAAAPQAVGGPGSVLLWLSDATDGQQALAHARQERDEAMAAFEALSGLIEAAPFPMWFRDTDLSLALVNSAYVRAVEAKGAAAVIDGGVELCETVAGVSAADAADAARAAGSAQMRTIPVTIEGERRIMRVVDVPLAPEGGRVIGVAGYAIDIQELETERGAHRRFVDTQRELLDRLSAAVAQFGPDQGLNFANLPFRRLFGIEADDVAEALPFARLLDDWRERGRTPEVRNYPEWRQAHVDWFAQAEASEEDWLLRDGTHLHVVAQPTPDGGLLLIAEDKTEQVQLAGARDTLLRVRTATFDNLFEAVAVFAPDGRLHLWNQRFRRLWGIDEPTLAAHPRVDALMAGLADRLAKPNQISIVQEVIRAATLERQQRVGEVRFADGRHFDFASIPLPDGNALLIMLDITASRKMEGALRERNEALEAADKAKTAFLSRMSYELRTPLTSIGGFGEMLQAGYAGKLGDQQRAYIDAIMDSVAVLGRQIDNVLDLAQGEAGTLAIERAPVDVGALLESALADSKGFADGEKVELVGNISADLGTIEGDAPRLSRLVAGLLDNAVRFTAPSRKSGARVLLHADGDARGIDIIVSDNGPGMPEAAAAVAKGQQAGTATGGIGLALARQLVAAHGGTMEVVSEQGQGTLVRISLPRGA, encoded by the coding sequence ATGAGCGACACGCTTTCGCCGACCCTGCTGTTCGCGCTCGGCCTGTTCGCGGCGCTCTGGCTGCTCGCCGGACTATGGGCGACGCTGCGCGGGATTGCGATGCAGCGGCGCTCGGCATTCGTTGCGGGGCAGGCCGAACGGCTCGCGAGCCTCGTCGAGGCGTCGCCGCAGCTTCCGGTCATCGTCCGCGCCGACTGGCGGATCGAGGCGAGCGAGCGGCTCGGGCGCTGGCTCGGGCTCGACCACGGACCGCGCAATTTCGACGAGCTTCGCGGGCTCGGCAGCGGGCTCGACGCGCAGGCGCACGACGCGCTGCGTCAGGCGATCCTCGGCGCGCAGCGCGGCGCCAAACCCTTCGTATTGAGCCTCAAGCCCGACGGCAGCCACCGCACGATCATCGTCCATGGCGCCGCGGCGCCGCAGGCGGTCGGCGGGCCGGGCAGCGTGCTGCTCTGGCTGAGCGACGCGACCGACGGGCAGCAGGCGCTCGCGCACGCGCGGCAGGAGCGCGACGAAGCGATGGCGGCGTTCGAGGCGCTGTCGGGGCTGATCGAAGCGGCGCCCTTCCCGATGTGGTTCCGCGACACCGATCTGTCGCTCGCGCTCGTCAATAGCGCCTATGTCCGCGCGGTCGAGGCGAAGGGCGCAGCCGCCGTGATCGACGGCGGCGTCGAGCTGTGCGAAACCGTCGCGGGGGTGAGCGCCGCCGACGCCGCCGATGCGGCGCGCGCCGCCGGATCGGCGCAGATGCGCACCATCCCGGTGACGATCGAGGGCGAGCGGCGGATCATGCGCGTCGTCGATGTGCCGCTCGCGCCCGAGGGCGGCCGGGTAATCGGCGTTGCGGGCTATGCGATCGACATCCAGGAACTCGAAACCGAGCGCGGGGCGCACCGCCGCTTCGTCGATACGCAGCGCGAACTGCTCGACCGGCTGTCGGCGGCGGTGGCGCAATTCGGTCCCGACCAGGGACTCAATTTCGCGAACTTGCCGTTCCGCCGCCTGTTCGGGATCGAGGCCGACGACGTCGCCGAGGCGCTGCCTTTCGCGCGGTTGCTCGACGACTGGCGCGAGCGCGGGCGGACCCCCGAAGTGCGCAACTATCCCGAATGGCGGCAGGCGCATGTCGACTGGTTCGCGCAGGCCGAGGCGAGCGAGGAGGACTGGCTGCTGCGCGACGGCACGCACCTTCACGTCGTCGCACAGCCGACCCCCGACGGCGGCCTGCTGCTGATCGCCGAGGACAAGACCGAACAGGTGCAGCTCGCGGGGGCGCGTGACACGCTGCTCCGCGTCCGCACCGCGACCTTCGACAATCTGTTCGAGGCGGTCGCGGTGTTCGCGCCCGACGGGCGGCTCCACCTGTGGAACCAGCGTTTCCGCCGCCTGTGGGGCATCGACGAGCCGACGCTCGCGGCGCATCCGCGCGTCGATGCGCTGATGGCGGGGCTCGCCGACCGGCTCGCGAAGCCGAACCAGATCAGCATCGTGCAGGAAGTGATCCGCGCCGCGACATTGGAACGCCAGCAGCGCGTCGGCGAGGTCCGCTTCGCCGACGGGCGCCATTTCGACTTTGCCTCGATCCCGCTTCCCGACGGCAATGCGCTGCTCATCATGCTCGACATCACCGCGAGCCGGAAGATGGAGGGGGCGCTGCGCGAGCGCAACGAGGCGCTCGAGGCGGCCGACAAGGCCAAGACCGCCTTCCTGTCGCGGATGAGCTATGAACTGCGCACGCCGCTGACCTCGATCGGTGGCTTCGGCGAGATGCTGCAGGCGGGCTATGCCGGCAAGCTCGGTGACCAGCAGCGCGCCTATATCGACGCGATCATGGATTCGGTCGCTGTGCTCGGCCGCCAGATCGACAATGTGCTCGACCTCGCGCAGGGCGAGGCGGGGACGCTCGCGATCGAACGCGCGCCGGTCGACGTCGGCGCGCTGCTCGAAAGCGCGCTCGCTGACTCCAAGGGTTTTGCCGATGGCGAGAAGGTCGAACTGGTCGGCAATATCTCGGCGGACCTCGGCACGATCGAAGGCGACGCGCCGCGGCTGTCGCGGCTCGTCGCGGGGCTGCTCGACAATGCGGTGCGCTTCACCGCGCCGTCGCGCAAATCGGGCGCGCGCGTTCTGCTCCACGCCGACGGCGACGCGCGCGGGATCGACATCATCGTGTCCGACAACGGCCCCGGCATGCCCGAAGCGGCCGCGGCGGTCGCCAAGGGACAGCAGGCGGGCACCGCGACCGGCGGCATCGGCCTCGCGCTCGCGCGCCAGCTCGTCGCCGCGCACGGCGGGACGATGGAAGTGGTGAGCGAGCAGGGGCAGGGGACGCTGGTGCGGATCAGCTTGCCGCGGGGGGCGTGA
- a CDS encoding phosphotransferase, with amino-acid sequence MIPPAHAPAFLAAHGWGDARILPLAGDASFRRYFRVVEGGRQAVLMDAPPPHEDPRPFIAVAEYLCEQGLNAPTILARDLDRGLLLIEDFGDVRLRETVDAALHREAEYYAGVTDLLVHLHARPPMDGLPVHGLAQWLDEVMLFTDWYCPALGIEADRDAFRAAWEAALMPVETDGLPRVTVLRDFHAENIMLVAGQGGIAHYGLLDFQDALVGHPAYDLASVLEDARRDVTPGVETAMLARYSEATRRDIENAYWALAAQRNTRILGVFVRLWKRDNKPHYKSFQPRMWGLLERDLAHPALVPVRQWFDANVPPSKRAEAWL; translated from the coding sequence ATGATTCCGCCCGCTCATGCGCCCGCCTTTCTTGCCGCGCATGGCTGGGGCGACGCCCGGATTTTGCCGCTTGCGGGCGATGCATCCTTCCGCCGCTATTTCCGCGTCGTCGAGGGCGGCCGGCAGGCGGTGCTGATGGACGCGCCGCCGCCGCACGAGGACCCGCGCCCGTTCATCGCGGTCGCCGAATATCTGTGCGAACAGGGGCTCAACGCGCCGACGATCCTCGCACGCGACCTCGACCGGGGGTTGCTGCTGATCGAGGATTTCGGCGACGTCCGGCTGCGCGAAACGGTCGATGCCGCGCTGCACCGCGAAGCCGAATATTATGCCGGGGTGACCGACCTGCTCGTCCACCTCCACGCGCGGCCGCCGATGGATGGGCTGCCGGTGCATGGGCTCGCGCAGTGGCTCGACGAGGTGATGCTGTTCACCGACTGGTATTGTCCCGCCCTGGGTATCGAGGCCGATCGCGACGCATTCCGCGCCGCGTGGGAAGCGGCGCTGATGCCCGTCGAGACCGACGGCCTGCCGCGCGTCACCGTGCTGCGCGACTTCCACGCCGAAAATATCATGCTGGTCGCGGGGCAGGGCGGGATCGCGCATTACGGCCTGCTCGATTTTCAGGACGCGCTCGTCGGTCATCCGGCCTATGATCTCGCCTCGGTGCTCGAAGATGCGCGGCGCGACGTGACGCCGGGCGTCGAGACGGCGATGCTCGCGCGCTACAGCGAAGCGACGCGACGGGACATCGAGAACGCCTATTGGGCGCTGGCGGCGCAGCGCAACACGCGCATCCTCGGCGTCTTCGTCCGGCTGTGGAAACGCGACAACAAGCCGCATTACAAGAGTTTCCAGCCGCGCATGTGGGGACTGCTCGAACGCGACCTCGCGCATCCGGCGCTTGTCCCCGTTCGGCAATGGTTCGACGCCAATGTGCCGCCCTCGAAACGGGCGGAGGCGTGGCTGTGA
- a CDS encoding DUF4336 domain-containing protein — protein MSSFVPYAPLNVPKPFGERIWTVDGPEIRMDYGPASMPFPTRMTVVRLPGRRLWIHSPIAPDEALFAAIDRLGEVAWLVAPNSIHYWYVADWQARYPAARTLAVPGLAEKAKRDFRIDALLEGPAMPLPGGIAGVLVPGTMVSEAVFFHAASRTVILADLIENFEPARVRSRLFRWLVRLAGVAHPAGGTPADMRLTFWPRRRAVRAAMTEIVAWDCERVVMAHGLPYERGGAAELRRAFGWAL, from the coding sequence ATGTCCAGCTTCGTTCCCTATGCGCCGCTCAACGTGCCCAAGCCGTTCGGCGAGCGGATATGGACCGTCGACGGTCCCGAAATCCGCATGGATTACGGCCCCGCCTCGATGCCCTTTCCGACGCGGATGACGGTCGTGCGTCTGCCGGGCAGGCGGCTGTGGATCCACTCGCCGATCGCCCCCGACGAGGCGTTGTTCGCGGCGATCGACCGGCTGGGCGAGGTGGCCTGGCTCGTCGCACCGAACAGCATCCATTATTGGTACGTCGCCGACTGGCAGGCGCGCTATCCCGCGGCGCGCACGCTCGCCGTGCCGGGGCTCGCCGAAAAGGCGAAGCGCGACTTCCGCATCGACGCGCTGCTCGAAGGTCCGGCGATGCCGCTTCCGGGCGGGATCGCGGGCGTGCTGGTTCCGGGCACGATGGTCAGCGAAGCGGTGTTTTTTCACGCGGCTTCACGCACCGTCATTCTGGCCGATCTGATCGAAAATTTCGAACCCGCGCGCGTGCGCAGCCGGTTGTTTCGCTGGCTGGTGCGATTGGCGGGCGTCGCGCACCCGGCGGGCGGCACTCCCGCCGACATGCGCCTGACCTTCTGGCCGCGCCGCCGCGCCGTGCGCGCCGCGATGACGGAAATCGTGGCCTGGGACTGCGAGCGCGTCGTGATGGCGCACGGCCTCCCCTATGAACGCGGCGGCGCGGCCGAATTGCGCCGCGCGTTCGGATGGGCGCTTTAG
- a CDS encoding DUF2238 domain-containing protein, whose product MFASLAAIPRPQRRLLGLLFALLLLAQIDQPYPEVALLQHIPTLLLLAASPWLLRRWPLSTAALACIALFMALHTLGGRYAYSNVPYDEWARALTGTSPSEAFGWTRNHYDRLAHFAFGALSVIPVAEIARRRGGLGRRGCGRARLGACDLVPLRNLRMAAHHRRGGRDRRSL is encoded by the coding sequence ATGTTCGCCTCTCTCGCCGCCATCCCTCGCCCGCAGCGCCGCCTGCTCGGCCTGCTCTTCGCGCTGCTGCTCCTCGCGCAGATCGACCAGCCCTATCCCGAGGTCGCGCTGCTTCAGCATATCCCGACGCTGCTTCTGCTCGCCGCGTCACCCTGGCTGCTCCGCCGCTGGCCGCTGTCCACCGCTGCGCTGGCCTGCATCGCCCTCTTCATGGCGCTCCACACGCTCGGCGGCCGTTACGCCTACAGCAACGTCCCCTACGACGAATGGGCCCGCGCGCTGACGGGCACGAGCCCGTCCGAGGCCTTCGGCTGGACGCGCAACCATTATGACCGGCTCGCTCATTTCGCCTTCGGCGCGCTGTCGGTGATCCCCGTCGCCGAAATCGCCCGGCGGAGGGGCGGGCTCGGCCGGCGCGGCTGTGGCCGTGCTCGGCTGGGTGCTTGCGATCTCGTGCCTCTACGAAATCTTCGAATGGCTGCTCACCATCGTCGCGGCGGGCGAGACCGCCGATCGCTATAA